From Hippoglossus stenolepis isolate QCI-W04-F060 chromosome 4, HSTE1.2, whole genome shotgun sequence, a single genomic window includes:
- the zbtb44 gene encoding zinc finger and BTB domain-containing protein 44 isoform X2, whose protein sequence is MGVKTFTHSSTSHSQEMLEKLNALRNEGHLCDVTIRVQDKLFLAHKVVLACCSEFFRSKLVGRPEEEEKFVLDLHHVTVSGFAPLLEYAYTSTLSISTENIIDVLAAASYMQMFAVASTCSEFMKSSILWSPGNNNNNNNNMAAEKPHESAQESASSNCALTPLDGSVSPVSSDCSVMERNVPICRESRRKRKSFVTMASPESPLKCTTQIVTTSPQIPNPSPSFSDSTAQPVESSLAFPWTFPFGIDRRFHSDKSKLPESPRCLEQGAPGTSEVVVGRRLSDYLSCESSKAVSSPVPAEEEDVRVKVERLSDEEVQEASSQPVSASQSSLSDQQTVPGSEQVQEELLISPQSSSIGSMDEGVSEGLPSMQSTSNAGGHAEDDERLDGIQYPYHLYISPSARPGTNGPDRPFQCPTCGVRFTRIQNLKQHMLIHSGIKPFQCDRCGKKFTRAYSLKMHRLKHEGKRCFRCQICSATFTSFGEYKHHMRVSRHIIRKPRIYECKTCGAMFTNSGNLIVHLRSLNHEASELANYFQSSDFLVPDYLSQVQEEEEVLGVQYELEESQHHPVYPGSTSTTTATSSSSSVQMPVISQVSSSTQNCESSSGFLSPEPLDPMEAQASLKMDADETAAMTEETKMDNSLGGSSPEVFEEVQQQHAQAKEMVSITIE, encoded by the exons ATGGGGGTCAAAACCTTCACTCACAGCTCGACCTCCCACAGCCAGGAGATGCTGGAGAAGCTGAACGCTTTACGCAACGAGGGTCACCTATGTGATGTCACCATCCGCGTCCAAGACAAGCTCTTCCTGGCCCACAAAGTGGTCCTCGCCTGCTGCAGCGAATTCTTCCGCTCCAAACTGGTGGGCcgaccagaggaggaggaaaagtttGTGTTGGACCTTCATCATGTGACTGTTAGTGGCTTCGCTCCTCTGTTGGAATATGCGTACACGTCGACACTCTCCATCAGCACCGAGAATATCATCGATGTCCTGGCGGCTGCAAGTTATATGCAGATGTTTGCTGTGGCGAGCACATGTTCAGAGTTCATGAAGTCAAGTATTCTGTGGAGCCcaggtaacaacaacaacaacaacaacaacatggcaGCAGAAAAACCACATGAATCAGCACAAGAGAGTGCCTCATCAAACTGTGCCCTGACGCCATTGGACGGcagtgtttcacctgtgtcgTCGGACTGTAGCGTGATGGAGAGAAATGTGCCAATATGCCGCGAATCGCGACGGAAGCGCAAGAGCTTTGTAACAATGGCGTCACCTGAGAGTCCTCTTAAATGCACTACACAGATTGTCACCACCTCCCCTCAGATCCCCAACCCATCCCCCTCGTTCTCAGACAGCACAGCCCAGCCTGTGGAATCCTCCCTGGCCTTTCCATGGACTTTCCCATTCGGCATCGACCGAAGGTTCCACTCGGACAAATCAAAGCTCCCGGAAAGCCCTCGTTGTTTAGAGCAGGGCGCTCCAGGGACCTCAGAGGTCGTGGTTGGCCGGCGGCTCAGTGACTACCTGTCGTGTGAGAGCTCCAAGGCAGTGTCGTCGCCAGTGCcagcagaagaggaagatgtgagGGTGAAGGTGGAGCGTCTCAGCGATGAGGAGGTCCAAGAGGCGTCCTCTCAACCAGTCAGTGCCTCCCAGAGTTCGCTGAGTGACCAGCAGACGGTGCCAGGGAGTGAACAGGTCCAGGAGGAGCTCCTCATCAGTCCACAGTCTTCCTCTATAG GGTCGATGGATGAGGGAGTGTCTGAGGGATTGCCGTCAATGCAGAGCACGTCTAACGCTGGAGGACATGCGGAAGATGATGAAAG GTTGGATGGTATTCAGTATCCATACCACCTCTATATCAGCCCTTCAGCGCGACCAGGCACCAATGGCCCTGATcggccctttcagtgtccaaCCTGCGGAGTCCGATTCACACGTATTCAAAATCTGAAGCAGCACATGCTCATACACTCCG GCATTAAGCCTTTCCAGTGTGACCGCTGTGGGAAAAAGTTCACACGGGCCTACTCCCTAAAGATGCATCGGCTGAAGCACGAAGGTAAACGCTGTTTCCGGTGCCAGATATGTAGCGCCACATTCACGTCCTTCGGTGAATATAAGCACCACATGAGGGTCTCCCGACACATAATCCGCAAGCCGCGGATTTACGAGTGCAAAACGTGCGGCGCCATGTTCACCAACTCTGGCAATTTAATTGTACACCTGAGGAGTCTGAACCATGAGGCATCCGAGCTAGCAAACTACTTCCAGAGCAG TGATTTCCTCGTGCCCGACTACCTGAGCCAagtacaggaggaggaggaggtgctgggaGTCCAGTATGAGCTGGAGGAGTCCCAGCATCACCCAGTCTACCCAGGCAGCACTTCCACCACCACTgccacctcatcctcctcctcagtccagATGCCCGTCATCTCCCAGGTCTCCTCCTCTACCCAGAATTGTGAGAGTTCCTCCGGCTTCCTTTCACCCGAGCCACTGGATCCCATGGAAGCCCAAGCCTCCCTCAAGATGGACGCTGACGAGACGGCAGCCATGACAGAGGAGACCAAGATGGACAACAGTCTAGGTGGCAGTTCCCCAGAGGTGTTTGaagaagtgcagcagcagcacgccCAGGCCAAGGAGATGGTTTCTATTACCATAGAATGA
- the zbtb44 gene encoding zinc finger and BTB domain-containing protein 44 isoform X3, with amino-acid sequence MRAGLSAVKPGMWLNRLQNKWGRTSCAESGSDSNMGVKTFTHSSTSHSQEMLEKLNALRNEGHLCDVTIRVQDKLFLAHKVVLACCSEFFRSKLVGRPEEEEKFVLDLHHVTVSGFAPLLEYAYTSTLSISTENIIDVLAAASYMQMFAVASTCSEFMKSSILWSPGNNNNNNNNMAAEKPHESAQESASSNCALTPLDGSVSPVSSDCSVMERNVPICRESRRKRKSFVTMASPESPLKCTTQIVTTSPQIPNPSPSFSDSTAQPVESSLAFPWTFPFGIDRRFHSDKSKLPESPRCLEQGAPGTSEVVVGRRLSDYLSCESSKAVSSPVPAEEEDVRVKVERLSDEEVQEASSQPVSASQSSLSDQQTVPGSEQVQEELLISPQSSSIGSMDEGVSEGLPSMQSTSNAGGHAEDDERLDGIQYPYHLYISPSARPGTNGPDRPFQCPTCGVRFTRIQNLKQHMLIHSGIKPFQCDRCGKKFTRAYSLKMHRLKHEVISSCPTT; translated from the exons ATGAGAGCAGGGTTATCCGCGGTCAAACCGGGGATGTGGCTAAACCGACTTCAAAATAAATGGG GACGCACTTCCTGTGCAGAGTCAGGAAGTGACTCCAACATGGGGGTCAAAACCTTCACTCACAGCTCGACCTCCCACAGCCAGGAGATGCTGGAGAAGCTGAACGCTTTACGCAACGAGGGTCACCTATGTGATGTCACCATCCGCGTCCAAGACAAGCTCTTCCTGGCCCACAAAGTGGTCCTCGCCTGCTGCAGCGAATTCTTCCGCTCCAAACTGGTGGGCcgaccagaggaggaggaaaagtttGTGTTGGACCTTCATCATGTGACTGTTAGTGGCTTCGCTCCTCTGTTGGAATATGCGTACACGTCGACACTCTCCATCAGCACCGAGAATATCATCGATGTCCTGGCGGCTGCAAGTTATATGCAGATGTTTGCTGTGGCGAGCACATGTTCAGAGTTCATGAAGTCAAGTATTCTGTGGAGCCcaggtaacaacaacaacaacaacaacaacatggcaGCAGAAAAACCACATGAATCAGCACAAGAGAGTGCCTCATCAAACTGTGCCCTGACGCCATTGGACGGcagtgtttcacctgtgtcgTCGGACTGTAGCGTGATGGAGAGAAATGTGCCAATATGCCGCGAATCGCGACGGAAGCGCAAGAGCTTTGTAACAATGGCGTCACCTGAGAGTCCTCTTAAATGCACTACACAGATTGTCACCACCTCCCCTCAGATCCCCAACCCATCCCCCTCGTTCTCAGACAGCACAGCCCAGCCTGTGGAATCCTCCCTGGCCTTTCCATGGACTTTCCCATTCGGCATCGACCGAAGGTTCCACTCGGACAAATCAAAGCTCCCGGAAAGCCCTCGTTGTTTAGAGCAGGGCGCTCCAGGGACCTCAGAGGTCGTGGTTGGCCGGCGGCTCAGTGACTACCTGTCGTGTGAGAGCTCCAAGGCAGTGTCGTCGCCAGTGCcagcagaagaggaagatgtgagGGTGAAGGTGGAGCGTCTCAGCGATGAGGAGGTCCAAGAGGCGTCCTCTCAACCAGTCAGTGCCTCCCAGAGTTCGCTGAGTGACCAGCAGACGGTGCCAGGGAGTGAACAGGTCCAGGAGGAGCTCCTCATCAGTCCACAGTCTTCCTCTATAG GGTCGATGGATGAGGGAGTGTCTGAGGGATTGCCGTCAATGCAGAGCACGTCTAACGCTGGAGGACATGCGGAAGATGATGAAAG GTTGGATGGTATTCAGTATCCATACCACCTCTATATCAGCCCTTCAGCGCGACCAGGCACCAATGGCCCTGATcggccctttcagtgtccaaCCTGCGGAGTCCGATTCACACGTATTCAAAATCTGAAGCAGCACATGCTCATACACTCCG GCATTAAGCCTTTCCAGTGTGACCGCTGTGGGAAAAAGTTCACACGGGCCTACTCCCTAAAGATGCATCGGCTGAAGCACGAAG TGATTTCCTCGTGCCCGACTACCTGA
- the zbtb44 gene encoding zinc finger and BTB domain-containing protein 44 isoform X1: protein MRAGLSAVKPGMWLNRLQNKWGRTSCAESGSDSNMGVKTFTHSSTSHSQEMLEKLNALRNEGHLCDVTIRVQDKLFLAHKVVLACCSEFFRSKLVGRPEEEEKFVLDLHHVTVSGFAPLLEYAYTSTLSISTENIIDVLAAASYMQMFAVASTCSEFMKSSILWSPGNNNNNNNNMAAEKPHESAQESASSNCALTPLDGSVSPVSSDCSVMERNVPICRESRRKRKSFVTMASPESPLKCTTQIVTTSPQIPNPSPSFSDSTAQPVESSLAFPWTFPFGIDRRFHSDKSKLPESPRCLEQGAPGTSEVVVGRRLSDYLSCESSKAVSSPVPAEEEDVRVKVERLSDEEVQEASSQPVSASQSSLSDQQTVPGSEQVQEELLISPQSSSIGSMDEGVSEGLPSMQSTSNAGGHAEDDERLDGIQYPYHLYISPSARPGTNGPDRPFQCPTCGVRFTRIQNLKQHMLIHSGIKPFQCDRCGKKFTRAYSLKMHRLKHEGKRCFRCQICSATFTSFGEYKHHMRVSRHIIRKPRIYECKTCGAMFTNSGNLIVHLRSLNHEASELANYFQSSDFLVPDYLSQVQEEEEVLGVQYELEESQHHPVYPGSTSTTTATSSSSSVQMPVISQVSSSTQNCESSSGFLSPEPLDPMEAQASLKMDADETAAMTEETKMDNSLGGSSPEVFEEVQQQHAQAKEMVSITIE from the exons ATGAGAGCAGGGTTATCCGCGGTCAAACCGGGGATGTGGCTAAACCGACTTCAAAATAAATGGG GACGCACTTCCTGTGCAGAGTCAGGAAGTGACTCCAACATGGGGGTCAAAACCTTCACTCACAGCTCGACCTCCCACAGCCAGGAGATGCTGGAGAAGCTGAACGCTTTACGCAACGAGGGTCACCTATGTGATGTCACCATCCGCGTCCAAGACAAGCTCTTCCTGGCCCACAAAGTGGTCCTCGCCTGCTGCAGCGAATTCTTCCGCTCCAAACTGGTGGGCcgaccagaggaggaggaaaagtttGTGTTGGACCTTCATCATGTGACTGTTAGTGGCTTCGCTCCTCTGTTGGAATATGCGTACACGTCGACACTCTCCATCAGCACCGAGAATATCATCGATGTCCTGGCGGCTGCAAGTTATATGCAGATGTTTGCTGTGGCGAGCACATGTTCAGAGTTCATGAAGTCAAGTATTCTGTGGAGCCcaggtaacaacaacaacaacaacaacaacatggcaGCAGAAAAACCACATGAATCAGCACAAGAGAGTGCCTCATCAAACTGTGCCCTGACGCCATTGGACGGcagtgtttcacctgtgtcgTCGGACTGTAGCGTGATGGAGAGAAATGTGCCAATATGCCGCGAATCGCGACGGAAGCGCAAGAGCTTTGTAACAATGGCGTCACCTGAGAGTCCTCTTAAATGCACTACACAGATTGTCACCACCTCCCCTCAGATCCCCAACCCATCCCCCTCGTTCTCAGACAGCACAGCCCAGCCTGTGGAATCCTCCCTGGCCTTTCCATGGACTTTCCCATTCGGCATCGACCGAAGGTTCCACTCGGACAAATCAAAGCTCCCGGAAAGCCCTCGTTGTTTAGAGCAGGGCGCTCCAGGGACCTCAGAGGTCGTGGTTGGCCGGCGGCTCAGTGACTACCTGTCGTGTGAGAGCTCCAAGGCAGTGTCGTCGCCAGTGCcagcagaagaggaagatgtgagGGTGAAGGTGGAGCGTCTCAGCGATGAGGAGGTCCAAGAGGCGTCCTCTCAACCAGTCAGTGCCTCCCAGAGTTCGCTGAGTGACCAGCAGACGGTGCCAGGGAGTGAACAGGTCCAGGAGGAGCTCCTCATCAGTCCACAGTCTTCCTCTATAG GGTCGATGGATGAGGGAGTGTCTGAGGGATTGCCGTCAATGCAGAGCACGTCTAACGCTGGAGGACATGCGGAAGATGATGAAAG GTTGGATGGTATTCAGTATCCATACCACCTCTATATCAGCCCTTCAGCGCGACCAGGCACCAATGGCCCTGATcggccctttcagtgtccaaCCTGCGGAGTCCGATTCACACGTATTCAAAATCTGAAGCAGCACATGCTCATACACTCCG GCATTAAGCCTTTCCAGTGTGACCGCTGTGGGAAAAAGTTCACACGGGCCTACTCCCTAAAGATGCATCGGCTGAAGCACGAAGGTAAACGCTGTTTCCGGTGCCAGATATGTAGCGCCACATTCACGTCCTTCGGTGAATATAAGCACCACATGAGGGTCTCCCGACACATAATCCGCAAGCCGCGGATTTACGAGTGCAAAACGTGCGGCGCCATGTTCACCAACTCTGGCAATTTAATTGTACACCTGAGGAGTCTGAACCATGAGGCATCCGAGCTAGCAAACTACTTCCAGAGCAG TGATTTCCTCGTGCCCGACTACCTGAGCCAagtacaggaggaggaggaggtgctgggaGTCCAGTATGAGCTGGAGGAGTCCCAGCATCACCCAGTCTACCCAGGCAGCACTTCCACCACCACTgccacctcatcctcctcctcagtccagATGCCCGTCATCTCCCAGGTCTCCTCCTCTACCCAGAATTGTGAGAGTTCCTCCGGCTTCCTTTCACCCGAGCCACTGGATCCCATGGAAGCCCAAGCCTCCCTCAAGATGGACGCTGACGAGACGGCAGCCATGACAGAGGAGACCAAGATGGACAACAGTCTAGGTGGCAGTTCCCCAGAGGTGTTTGaagaagtgcagcagcagcacgccCAGGCCAAGGAGATGGTTTCTATTACCATAGAATGA